ccgatttagcgcgaccctgcttttttcgcgataacattttatggaccccaaccatcacgttataacggggccgcactgtattTATTTAGGGATCTGAATTGCAAACACCATGTGACCCATTTCTATTTGATGGAATTTTTGAACTTTCTTGTGTTTTTATTCACATAAAAGATTTGAAATGATGTACTATAGTTAAACGTTGTGTTTTAAAACAGTGCTTCCACACAGGGTTTAAAagctgactccagctccacaaaGGGTTCATTCATTGATGAGTTAAGGGTTAGGCATTGATGGTGTGCATTAAAAACAGACAAGTCAGCTTGTGCAATGTCATGGCTCACTGAGGCATGAAGTCGAAAaggtcgggagcttcaagtttttaggtgtccagatcaccagttcgctccatgtggacgctatagtgaaggaagcccaccaatgtctctactttctcaaaagactaaggaaatttggcatgtcagctacgactctcaccaaaagacatgctggttaggtgtattgatccgaacagacgccagactgtggcgactaggggattttcacagtaacttcattgcagtgttaatgtaagccttatttgtgactaataaataaacttcaataaacttcaacttcaaaaacttttacagttgcaccacagaaagcattctttcagtatGTTATGAagcatccatcacgcaaaccagcctctcatccattgactctgtctacaattcccgctgcctcggcaaagcagccagcataattaaggacccaacggactcccgacattctctcttccactttcttccgttgggaaaaggatacaaaagtctgaggtcacataccaaccgactcaagaacagcttcttccctgctgccatcagacttttgaatggacctaccttgctctaagttgatctttccctacaccctagctatgactgtaacactacattctgcactctctccttctctatgaacagtatgttctgtctgtatagtgtgcacggtagcacagtggttagcactgctgcttcacagctccggggtcccgggttcgattcccggctcgggtcactgtctgtgtggagtttgcacattctcctcgtgtctgcgtgggtttcctccgggtgctccggtttcctcccacagtccaaagatgtgcgggttaggttgattggccaggttaaaaattgccccttagagtcctgggatgtgtaggttagagggattagcgggtaaatatgtgggggtagggcccgggtgggattgtggtcggtgcagactcgatgggctgaatggcctccttctgcactgtagggtttctatgatttctaatggcattgtgggttaacccacagaacatggacctcagcgattcaagaaggcagctcaccaccaccttctcaagggcaactagggatgggcaataaatgctggccagcgacgcccatgtcccacgacttaATAAAAAAAAGTGGAAAGTAGGGTGATCCCTGATAGGCCTTACAGACTAGGCAGTGAAACCTGATACTTCCCTTTTTATCCATTAATCTGCTATTTATTACTGACTGTCGAATTCTCTTTGTAAACACAGTATGTTGATAAAGTTTGAATTGTTAATTTCAGGTTATTGAATGCTGGTGGCCAGTTACAGACTGGGAAGGTCACGGATTTCTGGGAACTTGATGGAAAGTACGACATCATTGTGAACTGTTCGGGTACCGGAGCCAGAGCACTTACTGGAGATACGAAGTTATATCCAGTCAGAGGCCAAATCCATAAAGTTCATGCTCCTTGGCTGAAACACTTTGTCCGTTTAGGCAATGGGGCTATTTACATCTACCCAGGAATCTCCAGCGTTATTTTGGGCGGAACAAGGCAGAGAGACGATTGGCGGATGTCAGTTGACCCATCTGACAGCGAGGCGATTTTCGAGGCGTGCTGCGCTTACGAACCAAGTCTCAAGCTCTCTCACAAGTTGTTTGAAGGAGTGGGTCTGAGGCCAACCAGGGCGGTTTTGAGGCTGGAAAAGGAGAAGCTGAAACGTGGGGGGCGTCAGATGCACTTGGTGCACAATTACGGTCACGGAGGGGCTGGAGTTTCCTTCCACTGGGGAACGGCGAAGGAAGCTGCCCAGCTGGTGCAGGAGAGCGCAGCAGAAATTAGAGGTCAGCCCATCTACACCAAGTCCCGACTGTAACCAGGCAGTCACTGAATCTTAATTATGGCAACTCTGGTGTCAAAATAAACAATATATTAGCAGAGATAATTCTGTAAGTGCCTGTCGTGACCTTTATGGACAATCCAGCCAATAAATCATAAAGACATGATCACAGAATATACAATTTAGAAATTAAATTCATTTGGAGAAATATTTTAACGATGGCATTATGCATGTTGCTACAGTAATTCGGTGCTGTGACTAATTTGGGTAACGGAATAGAAATTTACAAACCAAATCCACAATTCAGTATCTTTAATTTAGTCACTGATGATTACTTTGAGGTCAGAACTTATGCATTTCTAATTTGTACCTTCTGCTGAAACACATCATTGTTTTACTGCCTTTGTATGCAGTGAGGAGATGGGAATTTAATACAAGTGTTCAAATGTTTTCAATAAAATACTCAATTATTAACCAGTGAAGTGAAAATGGTGAATAAATTACCAAGAACCACCACCTCCAGCTGCAAGATTCAATCAGATACTTTTTTCAGTGTGTTAGCCTGAGGTAATGATCCCTGGGCTTTATTGACTGCAATTCTCTGGTCCTGTACgtcccgccaccgctgccagcaagaatggaaaatttggcactcagccaaatctccattcattgcagcgggacaggGGAATCCCAGTcgcaggggaggttggagaattccagccattgcatCAGCCTGAGCCAcagacatggggtgggatttttccacCAGGCTGTGCTGATTGAGTAGCGTAGTGGGGTGGGAAATACAAGCAAGAGGTGAATGGTTCATGCTGCGGGTGATgtccttgggggagggggggtggtgatgtCCGTGGGGGGGAGTGGCAAATTTCCCCAGTgtactgtgtacacagtgtacgcactatactgggagatcggggtgccTGCGCACTAGTGCCCCTagtgctcagcagccggcttcccagtGAGCTGAGACTctacgctccccccccccccccaccgactggCGAGATTCACGTTccagcctctgtattgcacagagtgccataaattacCACCACTTACCTTGCTGACAAAAATGGGCGAGAAAACCTCCCGGTTTCTTGCCTGTtttacacttagaatttttctgagaaaattccgcccatggtaTTGCAATGTTGAGGGGGGTTAGGTGTAGACAACTTAAATGATGAAAATATGAGCCATGCTGTGCATCCACAGAAAGTAAGCACCTGTGGTCGTGACATCTCCCTATGCAAGTGTATCCTCACTGTTTTAACGCCTTGAAGGAATACGTTAATGTGGTCCCTCTCCCAGAATGTGATCTGGTGCCTATAAAAAGCTGCTGGAACTTAGCACTCACATAAAACCCATTGGCCCATTCGGCCCCTCTTGGTTTCTGTTCCTTAAAAGGGAGTTTGTTTGCCCATTCCATCAATCAACTGTATTTGTTATAATATTTATTCCATGGATCTCAGAATTATGTTTATTCCCAGTCTTAACAGTGTATtccgtctgcctgtctgtggctcACAGTGAAGGTATTTGCAATTGAGTTCTGTCTGTATTGGGATTCCCGCTGGGCACCCCGCTCCCCCACATGCTGAATCAAGAGTCAGAAGGACATTATCACAGGTgtccacaaagggttgtgaatctttggaactctctacgcCAGAACATCGTAGTCACTTTAGTGCTGAGCGTATCTATGGCTGCAATAGAGAGATGTTTGGTCTCTCAGAGaaccaaaggatatggggaacagctgGGAAAATGGAGCTGAGGAAAGAAATTAGCCAcgaggggagacaatggcctagcggtattatcgctagactattaatccagaaactcaattcaTACTCTGAGGAACCTgggctcgaatcccgccacggcagatggtggaatttgaattcaatttttaaaaatctggaattaagaatctactgatgaccatgaaatcattgtcgaaaaaactcatctggttcactaatgtcctttagggaaggaatctgccacccttacctggtctggcctacatgtgattccagagtcacagcaatttgATCGACTGTCAAATGtccttgggcaattagggatgggcaataaatgctggccagccagcgaagcccatgtcccacaaatgaataataaaaaaaaatgatCGTACtggatggtggtgcaggctcgtggGGCTATAAGGTTTGCTTCTGGTCCTATTTGTATGTTCTTATGAAAAATGCAATATAGCCCAGAAGCTTAATGAAAAGCAGCCTCCTCATGGAACTGgcaggagacagacagacagcagtaCGTGGCAAAAGATGGCGCCTGGCTATTCGAGAAAAAAACTTGTCTGTACAATGAATTATTCGTAAAGCTGATGTGATAGACGACACACTTGGTTCGGTGCCAGAGGCTTCCAAGGCATGAAGATAATCTACAAGTGTACCCAGTACCCTGGCCAAACAATGCAGTACTTTCATTGACCCAAGTCATACATCTAAACACAATTACAACAGTGTTTCTCCACAACTGTTCTGTACCAAAACAATGTCAGGATACCTTCCAAAATTGGTCATTTCAATTTTGATTAACCTTACAGTGTATGATTTTGATGTCATTACTGCGATTGTTCTCAGTGCCTTCCCTTAGTGAGGATGTGGAATGTGTGTTTTCCATATCCCAGTGTAAAACCATGTCAGCCAGGCAAGAGGTCAGGGCTCTAGGTGTTTTAtaactaatagaaagcaaagagtggggataaatgggtgtttttctagttggcgatcagtgactagtggtgtgtctcagggatcagtgttgggactgcaattgtttacaatttacataggtgatttggagttggggaccaagtgtagtgtgtcaaagtttgcagatgacaccaagatgaatcatagaaaatcatagaaaccctacagtgcagaaggaggccattcggcccatcgagtctgcaccaaccacaatcccacccaggccctacccccacatattttacccgctaatccctctaacctacgcatcccaggactctaaggggcaatttttttaacctggccaatcaacctaacccgcacatctttggactgtgggaggaaaccggagcacccggaggaaacccacgcagacacgaggagaatgtgcaaactccacacagacagtgacccgagccgggaatcgaacccgggaccctggagctgtgaagcagcagtgctaaccactgtgctaccgtgccgccccactgtgctaccgtgccgccccacgatgAGTGgtagaacaaagtgtgcagaggacgctgaaggtctgcaaagggatatagatagtctaagtgagtgggcgagggtctggcagacggagtacaatgttggtaaatgtgaggtcatccattttggtaggaataacagcaaaatggactattatttaaatggtaaaaaattgcaacatgctgctgtgcagagggacctgggtgtccttgtgcatgaatcacaaaaagttggtttgcaggtgcagcagataattaaggcaaatggaattttgtccttcattgctagagggatgaagtttgaaaacagcgaggttatgttgcagctgtataaggtgctggtgaggccacacctcgagtattgtgtatagttttggtctccttatttgagaaaggatatactggcatcggtggtggggggggggggggggggggggggagggttgcagaggagattcactaggttgattccggagttgagagggttggcttatgaggaaagactaagtaaACTGGGACTAtacgcaaagaacaaagaacaatacagcacaggaacaggcccttcggccctccaagcccgcgccgctccctggtccaaactagaccattcttttgtatccctccattcccactccattcatgtggctatctagataagtcataAACATtcctagtgtgtccgcctccaccaccttgcccggcagcgcattccaggcccccaccaccctctgtgtaaaatacgtccctctgatatccgtgttaaacctccccccctcaccttgaacctataacccctcgtgaacgtcaccaccgacctgggaaaaagcttcccaccgttcaccctatctatgcctttcatcattttatacacctctattaggtcatccctcatcctccgtctttccagtgagaacaaccccagtttacccaatctctcctcataactaagcccttccataccaggcaacatcctggtaaacctcctctgcactctctctaaagcctccacgtctttctggtagtgtggcgaccagaactgggtgcagtatttcaaatgcggtcgaaccaacgttctatacatctgcaacatcagaccccaacttttatactctatgccccgtcctacaaaggcaagcatgccatatgccttcttcactaccttctccacctgtgacgtcaccttcaaggatctgtggacttgcacacccaggtccctctgcgtatctacaccctttatggttctgccatttatcattggaatttagaagaatgaggagggatcctacagaaacatataaaattatgaagggaatagataagatagaagcagagagattgtttctactggcgggtgaaaccagaactaagggggagcagatttaggactgagttgaggaggcacccaaaggtttgtgaatctgtggaattcctgccaagtgaagcagttgaggcgacctcattgaatgttttcaaggcaaagaaagatagatttttgaacaacaaataaattaagggctatggtgagtgggcaggtaagtggagctgagtccacgaaaagatcagccttgatcttattgaatggcggagcaggctcggggggccagatgacctactcctgctcctagttcttatgtttttataaaaTCTGGCGTGATACTGTCATATCTTGCTGCCTTGCCACACTTCAAACTCTGTAGGACCTTCTTTAGTTCTGCAACCTCAAAGGGGGTGGGTCTGGTATCTTctctgtgttgctgatggtgttgTCTTAGTTCACCCTGGATGTTTCTGTGGTGTTTTTGTCCACAGGTGCTTTATCTGTGACAAACAGGTGGCTGGAGACATGGTTGGGAGTAAGTGAAGGGCAGTTTTGAGTGGGTGGCTTTTGGGCTGCTCCAAGGCGATTGTTTAGTCTGCAGCATTTCCTGCTGGGTGTGTGAAGTTTAGCTCTGCTACAGTTTCCGCCCACTTGGTGTGGCACACACGCAGCATTGAGAGACTTGATCAGATGATCCCCTACCTCTGGGTCCCCTGATGCTCTGAATGTGTTTGGAGGGCAGCACACTCTTCGCCTAAGCATAGGATGTCGATGGGATGGTCGCCTCGGGGAATTGCCATGCAGGCTGCGTGGTAGATGGCATCATAGAGATGATTGTATGCTTTGTCAACAGTGACGTCAGCTGCAGTTGCTCTGTCTCATTCATGCTGTGTTTCACTAAGTGCTTTCCAAGTGattaatgaataaatttaaaaatgggAGAAAAAATGAAAACTGTCTTGGGCTGGCTTCCTAAATGCCGCTCAGCCTATTGCCTCAGTCCTGACAGTCTAGGAGCCACGGGCCATTCATTTGCTAACATCCCTCCAGTCTGTATGCCCTACTCTATGTGACTTTCTCAGGAAGCAGATGCTGATAAGAGGAATCTGAGGGAAGATATCCGCCACCCAAGTGCTCAGACCAGCAACCACCTTCCACCAGTTTACAGATCTACAGCACGCAGGGACCTTTTATTGGAGGTTGGCTTCGTGTTTGTTGTTGCCACATAGAGTGGGCGACCGAGCAGATTCATTGCATGTCAACATTACGTAATTAGTTACTGGGAGGTGTTGTTTTTTTGGATTCACACTCTTCCCTAGGGAGATACAATGGAAGAATTCACAGGCAGATTACCAGTCACACAGCACCCGTTCCATGGGCATAACCATCTTTATCCCAAGCTGAGAGGGTTTTAtatacacccacatcccatatgaTGAGTGGGGCCAACCACCAGGCGCGAGTATAATAAGCCATGTCAGTAATCAGTGACTCAAAGCCAGCACTGTCTGGAGTGGAAGAGTTTTTATAGACTTACCTTTTCTAATTCAAAGCTTTATGTGCCACCACTGATCGGAAAGTGTGActaggtggcatggtagcacagtagttagcactgctgcctcacatcggcaggaacctgggttcgaatcctggcttgggtcactgtctgtgtggagtttgcacattctctgcgtgggtttcctccgggtgctccggtttcctcccacattctgaaagatgtgctggtttggtgcattgaccagaaacaggtgccagactgtggcgactaggggaatttcacagtaacttcattgcagtgttaatgtaggcctacttgtgcctaataaataagctttaactttaaaagtgTATGTACAGTGCCCTGGTAAAACGTACGTATATACGCAAAGTGTGCAAGCAGTTGACAGATTGCCTGTTGCCAGTTTAGGGGAGATGAAAGTCTGTCTGTCAGCCACATCCACCGAGTTTGCTGTGGCCCTGCGTTGAAGGGTGGGCTTCAGCTCCCAGAAATATTCATCCTTCTTCCCACAACCTCCTTGAGCAGAGCAATATTGTTTCATGTTCTTCATCCTGACTACTTCTAGAGGCAACATCGTCATGCAATCGACATTTGTATTCCACTCAACATCTCTCTGGATTTTTGTCCTTGTTGGTGAAATGTCGCAGTTAGACTTTGCAGAGAAACGCACCAGGCTTCAGGGAGGCCTGTTCATGTCTCGAACACAACGGTGCAGTACTGCTTTCAGCCAGCTGATGTCACCCTCATGCCTTTTAAATGGCACACAGCACAATGCATTCAGATGAATTGGGAACGAGTTTTCACTTGTCCCCAATAGCAGTGCTGCTGGATTCGACCCAGGGATCCGGGCATTCAAATTACTTTCTTTGTTATTTTGATGCTCTGCTATTGTGCCTCCGTGAAAATTCTGCATGCTCCACTTTAACAAAAACAAATAGTTTGCACACAGGAATTTGCAGTGAAAGTGT
Above is a window of Mustelus asterias chromosome 5, sMusAst1.hap1.1, whole genome shotgun sequence DNA encoding:
- the ddo gene encoding D-aspartate oxidase isoform X2; translated protein: MNKIRVAVIGAGVVGLSTAVCIAESLPGCSVTVIAEKFSPHTTSNVAAGILSPHFSPETPVERQKRWFEDTFAHIFSIAQSAEAPDIGVQFLSGWEIFEEPPKERIPFWSNIVLAFRVMNDAELKRFPQATFGWMYTTLICECTNYLPWLEKRLLNAGGQLQTGKVTDFWELDGKYDIIVNCSGTGARALTGDTKLYPVRGQIHKVHAPWLKHFVRLGNGAIYIYPGISSVILGGTRQRDDWRMSVDPSDSEAIFEACCAYEPSLKLSHKLFEGVGLRPTRAVLRLEKEKLKRGGRQMHLVHNYGHGGAGVSFHWGTAKEAAQLVQESAAEIRGQPIYTKSRL